Proteins encoded within one genomic window of Theobroma cacao cultivar B97-61/B2 chromosome 7, Criollo_cocoa_genome_V2, whole genome shotgun sequence:
- the LOC18594509 gene encoding glutamine--tRNA ligase, cytoplasmic has translation MVVKDENSDKTLELFVKIGLDERTARNTIANNKVTANLTAVIHEAALTEGCDRTIGNLLYTVATKYPANALVHRPDLLEYVVSSKIKTPAQLEAAFLFLSNIASEDFKRSEFEEACGVGVEVSVEEIAHTVNEIFEENKAVIIERRYRTNVGELLGSVRKRHPWADPKIAKQLVEVKMFELLGERTAADDEKPSKKKEKKEKPAKVEKKAVVDDIPAQPSEEELNPFSIFPAPEDNVKVHTEVFFSNGSVLRCFNAREMLDKHLKLTGGRVFTRFPPEPNGYLHIGHAKAMFVDFGLAKERGGCCYLRYDDTNPEAEKKEYINHIEEIVKWMGWEPFKITYTSDYFQDLYELAVELIRRGHAYVDHQTPEEIKEYREKKMNSPWRERPIAESLKLFDDMKRGLIEEGKATLRMKQDMQSDNFNMYDLIAYRIKFTPHPHAGDKWCIYPSYDYAHCIVDSLENITHSLCTLEFETRRASYYWLLHALDLYQPYVWEYSRLNVTNTVMSKRKLNFIVTNKYVDGWDDPRLMTLAGLRRRGVTSTAINAFVRGIGITRSDCSMIRLDRLEYHIREELNKTAPRVLVVLHPLKVVITNLESGSVMDLDAKKWPDAQADDTSAFYKVPFSNVVYIERSDFRMKDSKDYYGLALGKSVLLRYAFPIKCTDVILADDNETVLEIRAEYDPSKKSKPKGVLHWVAEPSPGADPLKVEVRLFDKLFNSENPAELDNWLADLNPDSKVVVPAAYAVPSLWDAAVGDTFQFERLGYFTVDKDSTAEKLVFNRTVTLKDTYGKGGK, from the exons ATGGTAGTCAAAGACGAAAACTCTGATAAAACCTTAGAGCTCTTCGTGAAGATTGGTTTGGACGAACGAACTGCTCGTAACACCATCGCTAACAACAAGGTCACTGCTAATCTCACAGCCGTCATTCACGAG gctGCTTTGACTGAAGGATGTGACCGAACGATTGGAAATCTTTTATACACG GTTGCCACGAAGTACCCTGCGAATGCGCTTGTACATCGTCCAGATTTACTTGAATATGTTGTATCTTCTAAG ATAAAGACTCCAGCTCAGTTAGAAGCagcatttttatttctttcaaacattgCATCAGAGGATTTTAAGCGGAGTGAATTTGAAGAAGCATGTGGCGTTG GAGTTGAAGTTTCTGTGGAGGAAATTGCACACACTgtcaatgaaatttttgaggaGAATAAAGCTGTAATTATTGAGCGCCGTTATCGAACAAATG TTGGTGAGTTGTTGGGAAGCGTTAGGAAGAGGCATCCATGGGCTGATCCAAAGATTGCTAAG CAACTTGTTGAAGTAAAAATGTTTGAATTACTTGGTGAGAGGACTGCAGCAGATGATGAGAAGCCTTCgaaaaagaaggagaagaaagagaaacctGCTAAAGTTGAG AAAAAAGCTGTTGTTGATGATATTCCTGCACAGCCATCTGAAGAAGAACTTAATCCATTTTCAATATTTCCTGCCCCAGAAGACAATGTAAAG GTGCACACAGAAGTATTTTTCAGCAATGGATCTGTGCTAAGATGTTTCAATGCAAGGGAAATGCTTGACAAGCACTTGAAGTTGACTGGGGGAAGAGTTTTTACTCGCTTCCCTCCTGAACCAAATGGATATCTACACATTGGACATGcaaaa GCAATGTTTGTTGACTTTGGCCTTGCAAAAGAGAGGGGTGGATGCTGCTACCTGAG atatgATGACACAAACCCTGAAgctgaaaagaaagaatatatTAATCACATTGAAGAAATTGTCAAGTGGATGGGCTGGGAACCATTCAAG ATAACTTACACCAGTGATTATTTCCAAGATTTGTATGAGTTAGCAGTGGAGCTGATACGAAGGGGTCATGCATATGTTGATCATCAG ACCCCTGAAGAAATAAAGGAGTATAGGGAAAAGAAGATGAATAGCCCTTGGAGAGAAAGACCAATTGCAGAGTCATTAAAACTTTTTGATGACATGAAGAGAGGTCTAATTGAAGAGGGCAAAGCGACACTCAGGATGAAGCAAGATATGCAGAGTGATAATTTCAATATGTATGACCTCATTGCTTATCGTATCAAG TTTACTCCTCACCCTCATGCAGGGGATAAGTGGTGCATTTATCCAAGCTATGATTATGCGCACTGCATCGTGGACTCTCTTGAGAATATCACACATTCA ctATGTACACTTGAATTTGAGACAAGGCGTGCTTCATACTACTGGCTGCTACATGCCTTGGACCTTTATCAGCCGTATGTTTGGGAATACTCACGGCTGAATGTTACAAACACTGTGATGTCTAAGCGGAAG TTAAATTTCattgtgacaaataaatatgttGATGGTTGGGATGATCCCCGTCTCATGACATTAGCTGGTTTACGGCGTAGGGGTGTGACTTCAACTGCAATAAATGCTTTCGTTCGAGGAATTGGAATCACTAGAAG TGACTGTAGTATGATTCGCTTGGATCGCCTTGAGTATCACATTAGAGAAGAATTAAACAAGACAGCACCTCGTGTATTGGTTGTGCTGCATCCACTTAAG GTAGTCATAACCAACCTCGAATCTGGCTCTGTTATGGATCTTGATGCAAAGAAATGGCCTGATGCTCAAGCAGATGATACATCCGCCTTTTACAAG GTACCTTTTTCAAATGTCGTATATATTGAGCGCTCAGATTTCCGGATGAAAGATTCTAAAGATTACTATGGGTTGGCTCTTGGCAAGTCAGTCCTGCTAAG GTATGCATTCCCCATAAAGTGCACAGATGTAATATTGGCAGATGATAACGAGACTGTGCTTGAAATTCGAGCTGAATATGATCCTTCCAAAAAAAGCAAGCCAAag GGGGTTCTTCACTGGGTTGCTGAACCATCCCCAGGGGCTGATCCATTGAAGGTGGAAGTCCGATTGTTTGACAAACTCTTTAATTCTGAG AATCCTGCTGAACTTGATAATTGGCTAGCTGATCTGAACCCGGATTCCAAAGTGGTGGTACCTGCTGCATATGCAGTACCATCACTTTGGGATGCTGCTGTAGGGGATACGTTTCAGTTTGAAAGGCTCG GCTATTTTACTGTGGACAAGGATTCAACTGCAGAAAAACTTGTCTTTAACCGTACAGTTACACTTAAGGATACTTATGGTAAGGGTGGGAAATAG